A single region of the Glycine max cultivar Williams 82 chromosome 20, Glycine_max_v4.0, whole genome shotgun sequence genome encodes:
- the L1 gene encoding cysteine proteinase inhibitor codes for MAALGGNRDVTGSQNSVEIDALARFAVEEHNKKQNALLEFEKVVTAKQQVVSGTLYTITLEAKDGGQKKVYEAKVWEKSWLNFKEVQEFKLVGDAPA; via the exons atggcaGCACTTGGTGGGAATCGTGATGTGACAGGAAGCCAGAACAGCGTTGAGATCGATGCTCTAGCTCGCTTTGCTGTTGAAGAACACAACAAAAAAcag AATGCCCTTTTGGAGTTTGAAAAGGTGGTAACTGCGAAACAGCAAGTGGTTTCTGGTACCTTGTACACCATCACTTTGGAGGCAAAAGATGGTGGGCAAAAGAAGGTTTATGAAGCCAAAGTTTGGGAGAAGTCATGGTTGAACTTCAAGGAGGTGCAAGAGTTCAAGCTTGTTGGAGATGCACCTGCATAG